From one Amaranthus tricolor cultivar Red isolate AtriRed21 chromosome 17, ASM2621246v1, whole genome shotgun sequence genomic stretch:
- the LOC130804362 gene encoding uncharacterized protein LOC130804362, translating to MGGGMEASKNKFIEDWGTARENLEHNFRWTRRNFALIGLFGIAIPIFIYKGIVKEFHMQDEDAGRPYRKFI from the exons ATGGGAGGAGGCATGGAAGCATCCAAGAACAAATTCATTGAAGATTGGGGAACTGCTAGAGAAAATCTAGAGCACAATTTTCGTTGGACTCGCCGTAATTTTGCCCTTATTGGCCTCTTCGGTATTGCTATTCCCATCTTTATCTACAAAGGCATCGTCAAGGAATTT CATATGCAAGATGAGGATGCTGGGAGACCATACAGGAAATTCATTTGA
- the LOC130803472 gene encoding DExH-box ATP-dependent RNA helicase DExH10, translated as MAESHSTAETSSTMAEPPSTTTETPSAMEELPSTTEPTSDAPIPVQQNLGKRKQSEFEQPPQSSHENTQKIEQHTQKNPDQQSSKRRNSTRTCVHEVAVPKDFVSSKDSSIYGTLANPNYTGPMAKTYVFTLDPFQQVSISCLERKESVLVSAHTSAGKTAVAEYAIAMAFREKQRVIYTSPLKALSNQKYRELNQEFSDVGLMTGDVTIAPNASCLVMTTEILRGMLYRGSEVLKEVAWVIFDEIHYMKDRERGVVWEESIVFLPAQIKMVFLSATMSNATEFAEWICNIHKQPCHVVYTDFRPTPLQHYVFPVGGSGLYLVVDENEQFREDNFMKLQDTFVKPGSGMKAAAAKASGRIAKAGSGPKGGSDIFKIVKMIMERKFQPVIVFSFSRRECEQHAMSMSKLDFNSQEEKDIVEQVFKNAILCLNEEDRSLPAIELMLPLLQRGIAVHHSGLLPIIKELVELLFQEGLVKALFATETFAMGLNMPAKTVVFTAVKKFDGDSHRYIGSGEYIQMSGRAGRRGKDDRGICIIMIDEQMEMNVLRDMVLGKPAPLVSTFRLCYYSILNLMCRAEGQFTAEHVIRNSFHQFQYEKTLPEIEKKIEKLEQEAAALDASVESEVAEYHKLRLDLALLEKKMMSEITRPERVLYYLLPGRLVKVRVGGTDWGWGVVVNVVKKATATASAGTMPSGGSYIVDTLLHCSPGKTENGSRPKPCPPRPGEKGEMHVVPVQLPLISSLSKLRISIPPDLRPIDARQSILLAVQELERRFPQGLPKLNPVKDMGIEEKEIIELVSQIEELEKKLFSHPMHKSQDAHQVKCFERKAQVNYEIQQLKTKMRESQLQKFRDELKNRSRVLKKLGHIDADGVVQLKGRAASLIDTGDELLVTELMFNGTFNDVDHHQLAALASCFIPVDKSNEQIHLRAELAKPLQQLQDSARKIAQIQHDCGLDVNVEEYVESTAKPYLMDVIYCWSKGANFSEVIQMTDIFEGSIIRLARRLDEFLNQLKAAASAVGEADLENKFGDASASLRRGIMFANSLYL; from the exons ATGGCGGAATCTCATTCAACGGCAGAAACGTCTTCAACAATGGCGGAACCTCCTTCGACAACTACAGAAACACCCTCAGCAATGGAGGAACTTCCTTCAACAACAGAACCTACCTCAGATGCTCCTATTCCAGTACAACAAAACTTAGGAAAGAGAAAACAATCAGAATTTGAACAACCACCACAAAGCTCACACGAAAACACTCAAAAAATTGAGCAACATACTCAGAAAAATCCAGACCAACAAAGTTCAAAACGAAGAAACTCAACTCGGACATGCGTACACGAAGTAGCAGTACCGAAAGATTTTGTTTCAAGCAAAGATTCATCCATTTATGGAACTTTAGCAAACCCTAACTACACCGGTCCAATGGCGAAAACCTACGTTTTCACTCTCGATCCCTTTCAACAAGTCTCAATATCCTGTTTAGAGCGAAAAGAATCAGTCCTAGTCTCTGCGCACACTTCTGCTGGAAAAACTGCTGTAGCTGAGTACGCAATTGCTATGGCATTCCGAGAAAAGCAGCGTGTAATATACACATCACCGTTGAAAGCATTGAGCAATCAAAAGTACAGAGAATTGAATCAGGAATTCAGTGATGTAGGTCTTATGACAGGTGATGTTACTATCGCTCCTAATGCTAGTTGTTTAGTGATGACCACAGAGATTCTTCGTGGAATGTTATACAGGGGATCAGAGGTTTTGAAAGAAGTTGCTTGGGTTATTTTTGATGAGATTCATTATATGAAGGATAGAGAAAGAGGTGTTGTTTGGGAAGAGAGTATTGTTTTCTTGCCTGCTCAAATTAAAATGGTGTTTTTGTCTGCCACTATGTCGAATGCTACTGAGTTTGCTGAGTGGATTTGTAATATTCATAAGCAACCTTGCCATGTTGTTTATACGGATTTTCGGCCTACACCCTTGCAGCATTATGTGTTTCCAGTTGGTGGTTCAGGGTTGTACTTGGTGGTGGATGAGAATGAGCAGTTTAGAGAGGATAATTTTATGAAGCTTCAAGATACGTTTGTGAAGCCTGGAAGCGGGATGAAGGCGGCTGCTGCTAAGGCTAGTGGAAGGATTGCAAAAGCTGGCTCTGGACCTAAAGGGGGTTCTGATATTTTTAAGATTGTCAAG ATGATCATGGAACGCAAATTTCAGCCTGTTATTGTATTTAGTTTCAGTAGAAGGGAGTGTGAACAACATGCAATGTCAATGTCAAAGCTTGACTTTAATTCACAAGAAGAGAAAGATATTGTAGAGCAGGTTTTTAAAAATGCGATTCTTTGCTTGAATGAGGAAGACAGGAGCCTTCCTGCTATTGAGTTGATGTTACCTCTTCTTCAACGGGGCATTGCTGTACATCATTCTGGGCTTCTCCCAATTATTAAAGAATTAGTGGAGCTTCTTTTTCAAGAAGGGCTTGTGAAAGCTTTATTTGCCACCGAAACT TTTGCAATGGGTTTAAATATGCCTGCAAAAACAGTTGTTTTTACTGCAGTTAAGAAATTTGATGGTGATAGCCATCGTTATATTGGATCCGGCGAGTATATTCAG ATGAGTGGAAGAGCAGGTCGTCGTGGGAAGGATGATCGAGGCATTTGCATTATAATGATTGATGAGCAG ATGGAAATGAATGTTCTGAGAGATATGGTGTTGGGTAAGCCAGCTCCTCTTGTCAGCACTTTTAGATTGTGCTACTACTcgattttgaatttgatgtgTCGAGCCGAAGGCCAATTTACTGCTGAACATGTTATTAGAAATTCTTTTCATCAGTTTCAGTACGAGAAG ACTTTGCctgaaattgaaaaaaagattGAGAAGCTTGAGCAGGAAGCTGCCGCGCTTGATGCTTCTGTAGAG TCTGAAGTTGCTGAGTACCATAAGCTAAGGCTTGATTTAGCTCTACTTGAGAAGAAGATGATGTCAGAGATAACAAGGCCAGAGAGGGTCCTTTATTATCTTCTTCCTGGGAGGCTG GTTAAGGTTCGTGTTGGAGGAACTGATTGGGGTTGGGGAGTTGTGGTCAATGTGGTGAAAAAGGCCACTGCCACTGCAAGTGCAGGAACTATGCCATCGGGTGGGAGCTATATAGTTGATACTCTGCTTCATTGCTCCCCTGGTAAAACTGAGAATGGTTCTAGGCCTAAACCATGCCCCCCTCGTCCTGGGGAAAAGGGTGAAATGCATGTG GTCCCTGTACAATTGCCCTTAATATCTTCTCTCAGTAAGCTCCGGATATCTATCCCCCCTGATCTACGCCCTATTGATGCCAGACAAAGCATACTTTTAGCTGTACAGGAGTTGGAAAGACGGTTTCCTCAAGGTCTTCCAAAGCTTAATCCCGTGAAG GATATGGGTATTGAAGAGAAGGAAATTATTGAGTTGGTCAGTCAAATTGAAGAGCTTGAGAAGAAATTGTTTTCGCATCCTATGCACAAG TCTCAAGATGCACATCAGGTCAAGTGTTTCGAACGCAAAGCTCAAGTGAATTATGAAATTCAACAGTTGAAAACTAAGATGCGTGAGTCTCAG cTTCAAAAGTTTCGGGATGAGCTTAAAAATCGGTCACGTGTCTTGAAGAAGCTAGGCCATATTGATGCTGATGGTGTAGTCCAGTTGAAAGGACGAGCTGCATCGTTGATAGACACTGGTGATGAACTTCTTGTGACAGAGCTGATGTTCAATG GGACATTTAATGACGTGGATCACCATCAACTTGCTGCTCTTGCAAGCTGTTTTATCCCAGTAGATAAATCCAACGAGCAGATTCATCTACGAGCAGAACTTGCAAAACCATTACAGCAACTCCAAGACAGTGCAAGAAAAATCGCTCAG ATACAACATGATTGTGGACTGGATGTAAATGTGGAAGAATATGTTGAATCTACTGCAAAACCATACTTGATGGATGTGATATACTGTTGGTCTAAG GGAGCTAATTTTTCTGAGGTTATACAAATGACTGATATATTTGAGGGAAGTATCATAAGATTGGCGAGAAGGCTGGATGAGTTCTTGAACCAG TTGAAAGCTGCAGCAAGTGCAGTGGGAGAGGCTGATCTGGAGAACAAGTTTGGTGATGCTAGTGCCAGCCTCCGTCGAGGTATTATGTTTGCTAACTCTCTTTACTTGTAG